In Campylobacter concisus, a single window of DNA contains:
- the ccoS gene encoding cbb3-type cytochrome oxidase assembly protein CcoS codes for MDSATLAMLVFISVLMGAFLLFGVLWGIKNKQFEDYRKFLDGANLDDEDALNEAYELELRKKEALKKRTKSNKDKI; via the coding sequence ATGGATAGCGCGACACTTGCAATGCTAGTTTTTATTTCGGTTTTGATGGGAGCATTTTTGCTTTTTGGTGTGCTTTGGGGGATAAAAAATAAACAATTTGAGGACTACCGAAAATTTTTAGACGGAGCAAATTTGGACGATGAAGATGCGCTAAATGAAGCTTATGAGTTAGAGCTTCGCAAAAAAGAAGCTCTAAAAAAAAGAACAAAATCTAATAAAGATAAAATTTAG
- a CDS encoding chemotaxis protein, which translates to MTQEELDALMAGGLDDELDNAKEDAGQEVADVKEDTDEVAEVAEAIDTKDEPQSKSESNSKNAKNYRVSADGVWPPPPPTEDHKMVHQLDDVTRDSEEKATQMFDKLETINNFFMDAESDSNSLKDTINSNIELFTTLSEKFPNIAAFSEALEKNNSLLGTIDNIIGNLQMGQDEIMMAMDMMQYQDIHRQKIERVINVMRALSKYMNTLFEGKIDDDKRVSSAVHIAGDTTTENLVSNDDIEALIESLGKK; encoded by the coding sequence ATGACCCAAGAGGAACTTGACGCACTTATGGCAGGTGGGCTAGATGATGAGTTAGATAATGCTAAAGAAGATGCTGGCCAAGAGGTTGCGGACGTCAAAGAGGATACGGACGAGGTAGCAGAAGTTGCAGAAGCAATCGATACTAAAGATGAGCCACAGTCAAAATCAGAAAGTAATTCAAAGAATGCAAAAAATTATAGAGTTAGTGCAGATGGCGTTTGGCCACCACCACCACCAACGGAAGATCACAAAATGGTTCATCAGCTTGATGACGTAACAAGAGATAGCGAAGAAAAAGCTACTCAGATGTTTGATAAGCTTGAGACGATAAATAACTTTTTTATGGACGCTGAGAGCGACTCAAATAGCCTAAAAGACACAATAAACTCAAACATTGAGCTATTTACGACGCTAAGTGAGAAATTTCCAAATATCGCTGCATTTAGTGAGGCTTTGGAGAAAAATAACTCGCTTCTTGGCACGATCGATAATATCATCGGAAATTTACAAATGGGACAAGATGAGATCATGATGGCTATGGATATGATGCAGTATCAAGACATTCATAGACAAAAGATCGAGCGTGTTATTAATGTTATGAGGGCGCTAAGCAAATATATGAATACCTTGTTTGAAGGTAAAATCGACGATGATAAGCGTGTTAGCTCTGCTGTTCACATCGCTGGTGATACAACGACCGAAAATCTTGTCAGCAACGACGATATCGAAGCCTTGATAGAAAGCTTAGGTAAAAAATAG
- a CDS encoding heavy metal translocating P-type ATPase, whose protein sequence is MPQSRCAHCRLKFDESVMISNESGLKFCCAGCKGVYEILNENGLSEFYERLGKNTLTPASNGANIKNLAANFSELVTKEGDFSQILFLIDGITCSACIWLLEKALFSLPGVLEVNINSLNQKAVIVFDEQELLVEQIIEKIYAVGYVPKPYATSQKEDELAKKRRKFYTKALVGIFATMNIMWLAIAQYSGYFSGIRGDIKDILSFAQFVLATPVLFYTGSEFFKGAKIAIKNASPNMDLLVITGASVTYIYSIFAMFTRSGESYFDSVAMIITFVFIGKFLEILGKKKALETSNFLNDMLLAKVCVLEDGKDILKEPRDVNLGEKIVLRSGERALLDGVVLSGEASVDSSSLTGESLPVTLEVGQEVKSGVICQNGQIIYEAKEIFKNSYLNQLINLLQNAELKKPNIELMVNKIASKFSFSVLTLAFFTFWFWYFKFGFSEAIVTAVSVIVIACPCALALATPVSSVCALGVAFKNKVLFKEAKFFESLAKCDVAVFDKTGTLTKAEFEVGEFFIKESISLDEIYSLALISNHQISVAVAKFLKQKGARKIELKNTNLSVAKGVEAEISDKKFYAGSKRFLVENGISFDEAEENVSFFVGLNGELVAKFYLKDSVKPEAKALIDELKNADMKVCILSGDVQKVVKNVADELGVSEFRAEMLPETKAKFISELKGYGKKVLMVGDGINDAAALSLAHVAICMGSGAVISLERSDVVLLDDSLKSLAKAIKISKFTYKTIKQNLLFCLLYNVLALPFAVCGYVIPLFAALFMSLSSLSVILNSLYIAIKFKEK, encoded by the coding sequence ATGCCACAAAGTAGATGTGCTCATTGTAGATTAAAATTTGATGAAAGCGTGATGATCTCAAATGAAAGCGGACTTAAATTTTGCTGCGCTGGCTGCAAAGGCGTTTATGAAATTTTAAATGAAAATGGGCTTAGTGAGTTTTATGAGCGACTTGGTAAAAATACACTTACACCGGCAAGCAACGGTGCAAATATCAAAAATTTAGCGGCAAATTTTAGTGAGCTTGTGACAAAAGAGGGCGACTTTAGTCAAATTTTGTTTTTAATCGATGGTATCACCTGCTCAGCTTGCATCTGGCTGCTTGAAAAGGCACTTTTTAGCTTGCCGGGCGTCTTGGAGGTAAATATCAACTCGCTTAATCAAAAAGCGGTTATTGTTTTTGATGAGCAGGAGCTTTTGGTAGAGCAAATAATTGAAAAAATTTATGCCGTTGGTTATGTCCCAAAGCCCTATGCTACGAGTCAAAAAGAGGACGAGCTAGCTAAGAAAAGAAGAAAATTTTACACAAAAGCGCTAGTTGGTATCTTTGCTACGATGAACATTATGTGGCTAGCCATTGCTCAGTATAGTGGGTATTTTAGTGGCATAAGAGGCGACATAAAAGATATTTTAAGCTTTGCGCAGTTTGTATTAGCAACGCCTGTGCTTTTTTATACTGGTAGCGAGTTTTTCAAAGGGGCAAAGATAGCCATTAAAAACGCTTCGCCAAATATGGATTTGCTCGTTATCACGGGGGCTAGCGTAACCTATATCTACTCCATTTTTGCGATGTTTACGAGGAGTGGCGAGAGCTATTTTGACTCGGTTGCGATGATCATCACCTTTGTTTTTATCGGTAAATTTTTAGAAATTTTGGGCAAGAAAAAGGCGCTTGAGACTTCAAATTTCTTAAATGATATGCTGCTTGCAAAGGTGTGCGTTTTAGAAGATGGTAAGGATATTTTAAAAGAGCCAAGAGATGTAAATTTGGGCGAAAAGATCGTGCTTAGATCTGGCGAGAGGGCGCTACTTGATGGAGTAGTGCTTAGTGGCGAGGCAAGCGTGGATAGCTCAAGTCTAACTGGAGAGAGCCTGCCTGTAACCTTGGAAGTGGGACAAGAGGTGAAAAGTGGCGTCATTTGTCAAAATGGACAAATCATCTACGAGGCAAAGGAAATTTTTAAAAATTCTTATCTAAACCAGCTCATAAATTTACTCCAAAACGCAGAGCTAAAAAAGCCAAATATCGAGCTAATGGTTAATAAAATCGCTTCTAAATTCTCTTTTAGCGTGCTAACTCTAGCATTTTTTACATTTTGGTTTTGGTACTTTAAATTTGGCTTTTCAGAAGCGATCGTCACGGCTGTAAGCGTCATCGTGATTGCTTGCCCTTGTGCGCTTGCTCTTGCCACGCCAGTTAGTAGCGTCTGTGCCCTTGGTGTGGCCTTTAAAAACAAGGTACTTTTTAAGGAGGCTAAATTTTTTGAAAGCCTTGCAAAGTGCGACGTGGCAGTTTTTGACAAAACTGGCACGCTCACAAAGGCGGAATTTGAAGTTGGTGAATTTTTTATAAAAGAGAGCATAAGTTTAGATGAAATTTATTCGCTAGCTCTTATATCAAATCATCAAATAAGCGTGGCAGTGGCTAAATTTCTAAAGCAAAAAGGCGCAAGGAAAATAGAGCTTAAAAATACAAATTTAAGCGTGGCAAAGGGTGTTGAGGCTGAAATTTCGGATAAAAAATTTTATGCAGGAAGCAAGCGATTTTTAGTTGAAAATGGTATTAGTTTTGATGAAGCTGAAGAAAATGTGAGCTTTTTTGTGGGGCTTAATGGTGAGCTAGTGGCGAAATTTTACCTAAAAGATAGCGTAAAACCTGAAGCAAAGGCCTTGATAGACGAGCTAAAGAATGCTGACATGAAAGTGTGTATCTTAAGTGGCGACGTACAAAAAGTAGTAAAAAACGTAGCAGATGAGCTTGGCGTGAGCGAGTTTAGAGCGGAGATGCTACCTGAAACGAAAGCTAAATTTATAAGCGAATTAAAAGGGTACGGTAAAAAGGTGCTAATGGTAGGAGATGGCATAAACGACGCAGCAGCGCTTAGCCTTGCTCATGTTGCTATTTGTATGGGAAGCGGGGCGGTAATAAGCTTAGAAAGAAGCGATGTGGTACTACTTGATGATAGTTTAAAAAGTCTAGCGAAGGCCATAAAAATCTCAAAATTTACTTACAAAACGATAAAGCAAAATTTGCTCTTTTGTCTTCTTTATAATGTTCTTGCTCTGCCATTTGCCGTATGTGGCTACGTCATTCCGCTATTTGCTGCGCTTTTTATGTCGCTTAGCTCGCTAAGTGTTATATTAAACTCGCTTTATATTGCTATAAAATTTAAGGAAAAATAA
- a CDS encoding LysE/ArgO family amino acid transporter, producing the protein MSAFWSGFFTSLSLILAIGAQNAFVLKQGIKKEHVFAVCLICALGDALLIFAGVFGFAKVLQKFEFFKQVAIYGGFIFLFVYSLKSLYGAFKNPKSLLPSAQHESKFSKIVLLTLAFTWLNPHVYLDTMLLIGSISTKFGDENIIFGIGASLASLFFFFSLGYGARVLAPVFAKEISWKILEIFVGIVMLVIAFSLLFAKA; encoded by the coding sequence ATGTCTGCATTTTGGAGTGGTTTTTTTACAAGTTTATCTTTAATATTGGCTATCGGCGCGCAAAATGCATTTGTTTTGAAGCAGGGTATAAAAAAGGAACATGTTTTCGCAGTTTGCTTAATATGCGCACTTGGTGATGCCTTGCTTATATTTGCTGGAGTTTTTGGTTTTGCAAAAGTGCTACAAAAATTTGAGTTTTTTAAACAGGTTGCCATATATGGTGGCTTTATCTTTTTATTTGTCTATAGTCTAAAGAGTTTGTATGGTGCATTTAAAAATCCCAAAAGCCTTCTTCCTAGTGCGCAACACGAGTCAAAATTTAGCAAAATAGTGCTTTTGACGCTTGCTTTTACTTGGCTAAATCCTCACGTCTATCTTGATACGATGCTTTTAATAGGATCTATTTCAACAAAATTTGGAGATGAAAATATAATTTTTGGCATCGGTGCTAGTCTTGCATCGCTATTTTTCTTCTTTTCTTTAGGATATGGAGCAAGAGTTCTCGCTCCAGTTTTTGCAAAAGAAATTTCATGGAAAATTTTAGAAATTTTTGTTGGAATTGTTATGTTGGTGATAGCTTTTAGTTTGCTGTTTGCTAAAGCATGA
- a CDS encoding GyrI-like domain-containing protein has product MKIINLEDSFEIYGVKTRTKNEDEMGGKGKIPALWSKFMSEHCDGKSEIYSVYCNYESDLNGHYDNFIGTRSSHKSDEILEIKSGKYAVFSFVREPQNVVKFWGEIWRYFESSELKRAYETDFELYSSDEIKIFISILG; this is encoded by the coding sequence ATGAAGATTATAAATTTAGAAGATAGCTTTGAAATTTACGGAGTAAAAACTCGCACTAAAAATGAAGATGAGATGGGCGGCAAGGGTAAAATTCCAGCTTTATGGTCTAAATTTATGAGTGAGCACTGCGATGGCAAGAGTGAAATTTATAGCGTTTACTGCAACTACGAAAGCGATCTTAACGGACATTACGATAACTTCATCGGCACAAGATCAAGTCACAAAAGTGATGAAATTCTAGAGATAAAAAGTGGCAAATACGCCGTTTTTAGTTTTGTAAGAGAGCCACAAAATGTTGTAAAATTTTGGGGTGAAATTTGGAGATATTTTGAAAGTAGTGAGCTAAAAAGAGCCTATGAAACAGATTTTGAGCTTTACAGCAGCGACGAGATAAAAATTTTTATATCTATTTTAGGTTAG
- a CDS encoding histidinol-phosphatase → MTVDLHNHTPLCKHAVGEPREYVQNAIKAGTKYFGFSDHAPMNYDEAYRMSFDEMQGYEDEILHLRDEFSGEIEILLGYEMDFLDGFMDERVFARKVDYLIGSVHFFNGWAFDNPEFIGGYEGKDLDQIWQEYFDHVERSAKLGKFDIMGHIDLLKLFKFLPKKDVRILAKNAVNAIKEANLVVEINAAGFRKPIGEQYPSVNLLELIAEKDITITFGSDAHAKEDIGKNGEICEQIARDLGYSKCAIFKNRDRELVKF, encoded by the coding sequence ATGACCGTCGATCTTCACAACCATACGCCACTTTGCAAGCACGCAGTTGGAGAGCCAAGAGAGTATGTACAAAACGCAATAAAAGCTGGCACAAAATACTTTGGCTTTAGCGATCACGCACCGATGAACTACGATGAAGCTTACAGAATGAGCTTTGATGAAATGCAGGGCTATGAAGATGAAATTTTACATTTAAGAGATGAATTTAGCGGTGAGATAGAAATTTTGCTTGGCTATGAGATGGATTTTTTAGATGGATTCATGGATGAGCGAGTTTTTGCTAGAAAGGTTGATTATCTGATAGGCTCTGTGCATTTTTTTAATGGCTGGGCATTTGACAATCCAGAATTTATCGGTGGCTACGAGGGCAAAGACTTAGATCAAATTTGGCAAGAGTATTTTGATCACGTAGAAAGATCGGCCAAGCTTGGCAAATTTGACATTATGGGGCATATCGATCTTTTAAAGCTTTTTAAATTTTTACCAAAAAAGGATGTTAGGATTTTAGCTAAAAATGCAGTAAATGCGATAAAAGAAGCAAATTTAGTTGTTGAGATAAATGCTGCTGGCTTTAGAAAACCTATCGGCGAGCAATATCCAAGCGTAAATTTACTTGAACTAATAGCCGAAAAAGATATAACCATCACCTTTGGCTCAGATGCTCACGCAAAAGAAGATATCGGTAAAAATGGTGAAATTTGCGAGCAAATAGCTAGAGATTTAGGTTATTCAAAATGTGCTATTTTTAAAAATAGAGATAGAGAATTAGTAAAATTTTAG
- a CDS encoding peptidase U32 family protein: protein MLKRPELLSPAGNLTKLKIALEYGADAVYGSVASFSLRTRSAREFNLETFKEAIDYTHAKGKKFYATINAFPFNSQIEPLKRHLQTISAMKPDAFIIATPGVMSLAKAIAPDIEIHLSTQANVMNVLDAKIYHDMGAKRIVVAREMNLKDVIKIKEEIPTLDIEIFVHGSMCFAYSGRCLVSSVQSGRMSNRGSCANDCRFKYELYAKNEDSGVLFRLEEDENGTHIMNSKDLCLISHIKEIVDSGVIDSLKIEGRTKSEYYAACTARAYKMAIDDAMDDKFNAQIYENEINTLKNRGFTDGYLVHRPYERTDTQNHVSSLEEGTHQVNAISEDGEFFKCKYKIFPGNSYEIVAPTGSVIEDSENEISKVYSQEGKKFIKFKQLITKKGKIMSEIHSGNENEINLGVKLPKFSFLREKI from the coding sequence GTGCTAAAAAGGCCTGAGCTTTTATCTCCAGCTGGAAATTTAACAAAACTTAAAATCGCCCTTGAGTACGGGGCTGACGCCGTTTATGGCTCTGTGGCTAGCTTTTCGCTAAGGACTAGATCGGCGAGGGAATTTAACCTTGAAACGTTCAAAGAGGCGATAGACTACACACATGCAAAGGGAAAGAAATTTTATGCGACCATAAATGCCTTTCCTTTTAACTCGCAGATCGAGCCACTAAAAAGGCACTTGCAGACTATCTCGGCTATGAAGCCAGATGCGTTTATAATCGCAACACCGGGGGTTATGAGCCTGGCAAAAGCCATCGCTCCAGATATCGAGATACACCTCTCAACTCAGGCAAACGTTATGAACGTTTTGGACGCTAAAATTTATCACGATATGGGCGCAAAACGCATCGTTGTGGCTAGAGAGATGAATTTAAAAGATGTTATAAAGATAAAAGAGGAAATTCCAACCCTTGATATCGAAATTTTCGTCCATGGCTCGATGTGCTTTGCCTACTCTGGCAGGTGTTTGGTAAGCTCAGTGCAAAGCGGACGTATGTCAAATCGTGGCAGCTGTGCAAATGACTGCAGGTTTAAGTATGAACTCTACGCCAAAAACGAGGATAGTGGCGTGCTTTTTCGCTTAGAAGAGGACGAAAATGGTACTCACATCATGAACTCAAAGGATCTTTGCCTCATCTCACACATTAAAGAGATCGTTGATAGTGGCGTAATAGATAGTCTAAAAATAGAAGGTCGCACAAAGAGCGAGTACTACGCAGCTTGTACAGCAAGAGCTTATAAAATGGCGATAGATGATGCCATGGATGATAAATTTAACGCACAAATCTATGAAAATGAGATAAATACATTGAAAAATCGTGGCTTTACGGATGGATACTTAGTGCATAGACCTTATGAACGAACCGATACACAAAATCACGTTAGTAGCCTAGAAGAGGGCACACATCAGGTAAATGCAATAAGCGAAGATGGCGAGTTTTTTAAGTGCAAATATAAAATTTTTCCAGGCAATAGCTACGAGATCGTGGCTCCTACTGGATCGGTTATAGAAGATAGTGAAAATGAAATCTCAAAGGTTTATTCACAAGAGGGCAAGAAATTTATCAAATTTAAACAGCTCATCACCAAAAAAGGCAAGATTATGAGTGAAATTCATAGCGGCAATGAAAATGAGATAAACCTCGGTGTTAAGCTGCCAAAATTTAGCTTTTTGAGGGAGAAAATATGA
- the glnA gene encoding type I glutamate--ammonia ligase, with translation MGKFVQNIDHFFDFCKENEVKFVDFRFTDLGGAWHSISYNIKAVTKENFINGIPMDASSMHGWQPIDKSDMIMKPEATTAFLDPFTSDITVVVFCDIYDIYKGQIYEKCPRSIAKRAMQYVKDSGLGDEAYFGPENEFFVFDNVKIIDSPNCAMYQVDSEEGEWNDATDFKDSYNTGHRPRRKGGYLMTQPIDSMVDLRAEMMQVLEQVGLEVFLGHHEVAQGQGEIGVKFGNLVEAADNVQIYKYVVRMVAHLNGKTVTFMPKPLYGDNGSGMHVHQSVWKDGKNLFYKEGNYANLSDFARYYIGGVLKHARSVAAFTNPSTNSYKRLIPGFEAPSILTYSSQNRSASIRIPYGSGEKSVRAEMRFPDSTANPYLAFSAMLMAGLDGVKNKYEPVGPMDENLFKLHLDEIRERGIEQLPHTLRGSLEALIRDNEYLKPIMTDLFIDTYQHFKFETQVWPYEARPTAYEFKTCFSC, from the coding sequence GTGGGAAAATTCGTCCAAAATATAGATCATTTTTTTGATTTTTGTAAAGAAAATGAAGTCAAATTTGTAGATTTTAGATTTACTGATTTAGGTGGTGCTTGGCATAGTATTAGCTACAACATAAAAGCTGTTACGAAAGAAAATTTTATAAATGGCATCCCAATGGACGCTAGCTCCATGCATGGCTGGCAACCAATCGATAAGAGCGATATGATAATGAAGCCAGAAGCTACAACTGCATTTTTAGACCCATTTACTTCTGATATTACAGTTGTTGTTTTTTGCGATATTTACGACATTTACAAGGGTCAAATTTATGAAAAATGCCCTCGCTCAATAGCCAAAAGAGCAATGCAGTACGTAAAAGATAGCGGTCTTGGTGACGAGGCGTATTTTGGCCCTGAGAATGAATTTTTTGTCTTTGACAACGTCAAAATCATCGATAGCCCAAACTGCGCGATGTATCAAGTAGATAGCGAGGAAGGCGAATGGAACGATGCTACTGACTTCAAAGATAGCTACAACACAGGTCATCGCCCACGCAGAAAAGGCGGCTATTTGATGACTCAACCAATCGATAGCATGGTCGATCTAAGAGCCGAGATGATGCAGGTTTTAGAGCAAGTTGGCCTTGAAGTCTTTTTAGGACACCACGAAGTCGCTCAAGGACAAGGTGAGATCGGCGTAAAATTTGGTAACTTAGTCGAAGCCGCCGATAATGTTCAAATCTACAAATACGTCGTTCGTATGGTAGCTCATTTAAACGGCAAAACTGTTACATTTATGCCAAAACCACTTTATGGCGATAACGGAAGCGGCATGCACGTGCATCAATCAGTCTGGAAAGATGGTAAAAATTTATTCTATAAAGAGGGCAACTACGCAAATTTAAGTGATTTCGCAAGATACTACATCGGTGGCGTTTTAAAACACGCAAGAAGCGTTGCCGCCTTTACTAACCCAAGCACAAACAGCTACAAACGCCTAATCCCTGGCTTTGAAGCACCATCTATCCTAACATACTCTAGCCAAAACCGCTCAGCAAGTATCCGCATACCTTATGGTTCAGGCGAAAAGTCAGTTAGAGCCGAGATGAGATTTCCAGATAGCACAGCAAACCCTTATCTAGCCTTCTCAGCGATGCTAATGGCAGGACTTGACGGTGTTAAAAACAAATACGAGCCAGTTGGTCCGATGGATGAAAATTTATTTAAACTTCATCTTGATGAGATCAGAGAGCGTGGCATAGAACAGCTTCCACACACACTTCGTGGTAGTTTAGAAGCGCTGATTCGCGATAATGAATACTTAAAACCAATAATGACCGATCTTTTCATAGACACCTATCAACACTTTAAATTTGAAACTCAAGTTTGGCCTTACGAAGCACGTCCAACCGCTTATGAGTTTAAAACTTGTTTCTCTTGCTAA
- a CDS encoding DUF3972 domain-containing protein — protein sequence MQTYLGVDEFCKLVHLEREVIEDMINRGVLKTKEENGEILIEASEGTMSVVPSVSQNLSLQPQGQDGISFVEKTIGTILNLHEKVLDAKDETLETLRNENKFLKEALISMQELYDEDRKMVETLTKQLKISQDEVEFLKRKYKLMWNQAVENFNGQK from the coding sequence GTGCAGACATATCTTGGAGTTGATGAATTTTGCAAACTTGTGCACTTGGAGCGTGAAGTTATCGAAGATATGATAAATCGTGGCGTTTTGAAAACCAAAGAGGAAAATGGAGAAATTTTGATAGAAGCGAGCGAAGGAACGATGAGCGTGGTGCCTAGTGTTTCGCAAAATTTATCCTTGCAGCCGCAAGGCCAAGATGGTATCAGCTTTGTTGAAAAGACGATCGGAACGATATTAAATTTACACGAAAAGGTGCTTGACGCAAAGGATGAGACGCTTGAAACCCTAAGAAATGAGAATAAATTTTTAAAAGAGGCGCTTATTTCTATGCAAGAGCTCTATGACGAAGATAGAAAAATGGTCGAGACTCTTACAAAACAGCTTAAAATTTCACAAGATGAAGTTGAATTTTTAAAACGAAAATACAAGCTAATGTGGAACCAAGCGGTTGAAAATTTTAACGGACAAAAGTAG
- a CDS encoding DNA polymerase III subunit gamma/tau translates to MQALALKYRPKNFDELIGQEAVSKSLIHALDEGRISHAYLFSGLRGSGKTSSARIFSKALVCEKGPTSKPCEVCPQCIMANESRHMDIIEMDAASHRKIDDIRELIEQTKYAPAMARYKIFIIDEVHMLTKEAFNALLKTLEEPPSYVKFILATTDPLKLPTTVLSRTQHFRFKQISRYSIIKHLEFILSKEGISYEKEALEILARSGGGSLRDTLTLLDQAIIYGANNVTANGVASMLGLLDPEKIEEIIAHVLNHDKNAIRVLVSELESYDPEMIIDEILANLKQKFIENDSKISLLVYERFFRILAQAKGMLNVSSDNGFVLMLMLFMMIEALNLQDIDDAINEVISKNSENSTQITEVITQKSQAAPAKMQGPYELFLTKIYDRNYDLGEFFKEFVEFSFFNNNELGLIVNAKDENLEYFKKNWKILNEILRTLFGQNAKIVNAKSDEQKAQTKMPKASLENNEKSELDELDEEISRLNANNVETKNELKTEIKSELQNEKNNFALMLNKEPKTPEELQRQREQGVLKEANRLFGEPTIES, encoded by the coding sequence TTGCAAGCACTAGCTTTAAAATATCGCCCTAAAAATTTTGACGAACTTATCGGTCAAGAAGCAGTTAGTAAAAGTCTTATACACGCACTTGACGAGGGTCGCATAAGCCACGCATATCTATTTTCTGGGCTTAGAGGCAGTGGAAAAACTTCAAGTGCTAGGATATTTTCAAAAGCTCTAGTATGCGAAAAAGGACCTACCTCAAAACCATGTGAAGTATGTCCGCAATGCATCATGGCAAATGAGTCAAGGCATATGGACATCATCGAAATGGACGCTGCTAGCCACAGAAAGATAGATGACATAAGAGAGCTAATAGAACAAACAAAATATGCTCCTGCAATGGCAAGATATAAAATTTTTATAATTGACGAAGTGCATATGCTAACCAAAGAGGCATTTAATGCCCTTTTAAAAACGCTTGAGGAGCCACCAAGCTATGTAAAATTTATCCTAGCGACGACTGATCCATTAAAGCTTCCAACAACGGTGCTTTCAAGAACGCAGCATTTCAGATTTAAACAGATAAGCAGATACAGCATCATTAAGCATCTTGAGTTTATTTTAAGCAAAGAAGGCATTAGCTACGAAAAAGAGGCACTTGAAATTTTAGCAAGAAGTGGCGGAGGATCGCTAAGAGATACTTTGACGCTTCTTGATCAAGCTATTATTTACGGGGCAAATAATGTCACGGCAAATGGCGTAGCATCAATGCTAGGACTTCTTGATCCAGAAAAGATCGAAGAGATAATAGCTCATGTTTTAAATCACGATAAAAATGCTATCAGAGTGCTTGTAAGCGAACTTGAAAGCTATGATCCTGAGATGATAATAGATGAAATTTTGGCAAATTTAAAGCAAAAATTTATAGAAAACGACTCAAAAATTTCACTACTTGTTTATGAGAGATTTTTTAGAATTTTGGCACAAGCTAAAGGTATGCTAAATGTAAGTAGCGACAATGGCTTTGTGCTAATGCTAATGCTTTTTATGATGATAGAAGCGTTAAATTTACAAGATATCGATGACGCTATAAATGAAGTGATCTCAAAAAATAGCGAAAATTCCACTCAAATCACAGAAGTCATCACTCAAAAAAGCCAAGCAGCTCCTGCTAAAATGCAAGGTCCATACGAACTCTTCTTAACAAAAATTTATGATAGAAACTACGATCTTGGTGAGTTTTTTAAAGAATTTGTGGAATTTAGCTTTTTTAACAATAATGAACTTGGACTAATAGTAAATGCAAAGGATGAAAATCTAGAGTATTTTAAGAAAAACTGGAAAATTTTAAATGAGATATTGCGTACACTTTTTGGACAAAATGCGAAGATAGTAAATGCAAAGAGCGATGAGCAAAAAGCACAAACTAAGATGCCTAAAGCCTCTTTAGAAAATAATGAAAAAAGCGAATTAGACGAGCTTGATGAGGAAATTTCAAGACTAAATGCAAATAACGTTGAAACTAAAAATGAGCTAAAAACCGAGATAAAAAGCGAGCTGCAAAACGAGAAAAATAACTTTGCTTTGATGCTAAATAAAGAGCCAAAAACGCCAGAAGAGCTTCAAAGACAAAGAGAACAAGGGGTTCTAAAAGAGGCCAATAGACTTTTTGGCGAGCCAACGATTGAAAGCTAA
- the purE gene encoding 5-(carboxyamino)imidazole ribonucleotide mutase has product MKFVSIIMGSKSDYEIVSEAAKTLEKFGVKYELIISSAHRSPKRTSEYVANAEKKGAKVFIAAAGMAAHLAGAIAANTTKPVIGIPMAGSALSGVDALYSTVQMPSGMPVATLAIGKAGAINAAYLAVQILALEDDNLASALKADREAKVKALEEDSSKVEVIL; this is encoded by the coding sequence ATGAAATTTGTTTCTATTATAATGGGAAGTAAGAGTGACTATGAGATAGTTAGTGAGGCTGCAAAAACTCTTGAAAAATTTGGTGTAAAATATGAACTGATAATCAGCTCAGCTCATAGAAGTCCAAAAAGGACGAGTGAGTACGTCGCAAATGCTGAGAAAAAGGGCGCAAAAGTCTTTATCGCAGCTGCAGGTATGGCAGCTCACTTGGCTGGAGCGATCGCTGCAAATACAACCAAGCCAGTTATCGGCATACCAATGGCAGGATCAGCTTTAAGTGGCGTTGATGCACTTTACTCAACCGTACAAATGCCAAGTGGTATGCCAGTGGCAACTCTAGCTATCGGCAAGGCTGGTGCTATAAATGCAGCCTATTTGGCGGTGCAAATTTTAGCTCTTGAAGATGATAATCTGGCAAGTGCTCTAAAAGCCGATAGAGAGGCGAAAGTAAAGGCCTTAGAGGAAGACTCTTCAAAGGTTGAAGTGATACTGTAA